A genomic stretch from Bacillus sp. N1-1 includes:
- a CDS encoding metal-sulfur cluster assembly factor, whose product MSEQTDQEMRDKLFEALENVIDPELGIDIVNLGLVYEADLNDEGVAQVVMTLTAMGCPLAGTIVNDVKRALSDVEEVNDADVNIVWNPPWSKDNMSRYAKIALGIT is encoded by the coding sequence ATGTCTGAGCAAACAGATCAAGAAATGAGAGATAAATTATTTGAAGCTCTGGAAAATGTGATTGACCCTGAGCTTGGGATAGACATCGTAAACCTTGGCCTCGTCTACGAAGCCGATCTTAACGATGAAGGTGTAGCTCAAGTCGTTATGACGTTAACTGCAATGGGTTGCCCATTAGCAGGGACAATTGTTAACGATGTAAAACGCGCCCTATCAGATGTGGAGGAAGTGAACGATGCTGATGTTAACATCGTTTGGAATCCACCATGGTCGAAAGACAACATGTCACGCTATGCAAAAATCGCACTTGGCATTACATGA
- a CDS encoding LysM peptidoglycan-binding domain-containing protein, which translates to MPQKEYWVKPGDTLLKIAESHDQSVNEIKQMNQLNSNIIYVGQMLRIPSPSTNQSYTVKQGDTLLSISKDYHVPVEEVRELNQLPSNLIYVGQRLELPLNRSRSMRIDYKVKAGDSLYTIAQNYGTTAQSIQVLNDLTSDALSIGQTLKIPVYTEVVVKADRANVRTGPGKGYNIIAQLRAGAKLAVEGIRGNWYKVQLYDGTTGWIADSLVTFKAYGDEKPVSRIIGYYTLEEGPSLPSSYKSFVSNRSALSQLALFLFRISQENPTTIEKFGKFSDREIEKLVQLAHDQNIKIMPVVHNLLYKKGDTEPSKKVVQTLVSSEENRRAFAKNLVKLIEKYNFDGVDIDIEDVYIEDADKLTLLYQTIGEELRKKGYFFSASVPSRASDELVNPFSDPFNYAEIGKAVDQFIVMLYNEFGWPGSPPGPAVTAGWMEKVMTYAKTRIPPEKLVSAISVFGFDFNLDKEKSTYVTYDMAMKLKKKYNAEVEFDEERKTPFFRYTDEEGNKHEVWFENEQSIEAKIRLANELGVQGVALWRLGMEDPAIWKMINEKIVVERTE; encoded by the coding sequence ATGCCTCAAAAAGAATATTGGGTTAAGCCTGGCGATACACTGCTTAAAATTGCAGAATCGCACGATCAATCCGTGAATGAAATCAAGCAAATGAACCAGCTTAATTCAAACATCATTTACGTTGGACAAATGCTTCGAATCCCTTCTCCTTCAACTAATCAATCGTATACTGTGAAACAAGGCGATACATTATTAAGTATTTCAAAAGATTACCACGTTCCAGTTGAAGAAGTTAGAGAGCTAAATCAACTGCCATCTAACCTTATTTATGTTGGTCAACGCCTTGAGCTCCCTTTAAACCGTTCTCGATCAATGCGCATTGACTATAAAGTAAAAGCAGGAGACAGCCTGTACACCATTGCCCAAAATTATGGTACCACAGCACAAAGTATTCAGGTGTTGAATGATTTAACATCAGATGCGCTCTCAATAGGTCAAACATTAAAGATTCCAGTATATACAGAAGTCGTTGTAAAAGCTGACCGAGCGAATGTGAGAACTGGCCCAGGCAAAGGGTATAACATCATTGCTCAATTGAGAGCTGGAGCGAAGCTTGCGGTTGAAGGTATTCGTGGAAATTGGTACAAAGTGCAGCTATATGATGGTACGACTGGTTGGATAGCGGATAGCCTCGTTACATTTAAAGCGTATGGAGACGAAAAGCCCGTATCACGGATTATCGGTTACTATACGCTTGAAGAAGGCCCGTCGCTCCCTTCTTCTTATAAATCATTTGTTTCGAATCGATCCGCCCTTTCGCAGCTAGCTCTATTTCTTTTTCGAATCAGCCAAGAGAATCCAACAACAATTGAGAAGTTCGGCAAGTTTAGCGACAGAGAAATTGAGAAACTTGTCCAACTTGCCCATGATCAAAACATTAAAATCATGCCTGTTGTGCATAACTTACTGTATAAAAAGGGCGACACCGAACCAAGTAAGAAGGTTGTTCAGACACTCGTTTCAAGCGAGGAAAACCGAAGAGCATTTGCAAAAAATCTCGTTAAATTAATCGAAAAATATAATTTTGATGGGGTCGATATTGACATTGAAGACGTCTATATTGAAGATGCGGATAAACTAACGCTTCTTTACCAGACAATCGGAGAAGAGCTTCGTAAGAAAGGATATTTCTTCTCAGCAAGCGTTCCTTCAAGAGCTTCAGATGAACTTGTTAATCCATTTTCAGATCCATTTAATTATGCTGAGATCGGCAAAGCCGTTGATCAATTTATCGTCATGCTTTATAACGAATTTGGCTGGCCAGGTAGCCCTCCAGGTCCTGCCGTGACAGCCGGATGGATGGAAAAAGTGATGACATATGCCAAAACGAGAATTCCTCCTGAAAAGTTAGTATCCGCTATTTCTGTGTTTGGTTTTGATTTTAACCTTGATAAAGAAAAAAGCACGTACGTCACGTATGATATGGCTATGAAATTAAAAAAGAAGTACAACGCCGAAGTAGAATTTGATGAAGAACGGAAAACACCTTTCTTTCGCTATACAGATGAGGAAGGAAATAAGCACGAAGTCTGGTTTGAAAACGAACAAAGCATTGAAGCAAAAATTCGGTTAGCCAATGAACTTGGTGTCCAGGGAGTAGCCTTATGGCGACTCGGGATGGAGGACCCTGCGATCTGGAAGATGATTAACGAAAAAATCGTCGTTGAACGCACAGAATAG
- a CDS encoding GDSL-type esterase/lipase family protein: MPVLVCFGDCLTAREVDDKGNERLTSRIRGALDEWIVINAGSTPTSREGVSRFQSDVLSYQPDYVTIFFGTQEACLIDGSDISEFERNIGYMVNNLPPERVILISPSPVMNEENASMTNLKIEGYAERIRFLAKKFGTRHIDLWQLINESRKSKTLYEKDGVQLSSRGYKLITKEVLKSLGRKTRLKPMIKLF; encoded by the coding sequence ATGCCAGTACTTGTTTGTTTTGGGGACTGTCTGACAGCTAGAGAAGTAGACGATAAAGGAAACGAGCGACTGACTTCAAGGATTAGAGGAGCTCTTGATGAATGGATCGTAATCAACGCAGGTTCAACGCCAACTTCTCGTGAAGGAGTGTCGCGATTTCAATCAGATGTTTTAAGTTACCAACCGGATTATGTTACCATTTTTTTTGGTACACAGGAAGCTTGTCTGATCGATGGTTCAGATATAAGTGAGTTTGAAAGAAATATTGGGTATATGGTTAACAACCTTCCTCCAGAGCGAGTGATTTTGATATCACCATCACCTGTGATGAATGAGGAAAATGCTTCGATGACGAATTTGAAAATTGAAGGGTATGCAGAACGAATTCGTTTTTTGGCTAAGAAGTTTGGAACGAGACATATTGATCTCTGGCAACTGATAAATGAAAGTCGAAAAAGTAAAACGCTTTATGAGAAAGACGGCGTTCAGCTAAGTTCCAGGGGGTATAAACTGATTACGAAAGAAGTTTTAAAATCACTTGGTAGAAAAACAAGGCTAAAACCAATGATTAAACTATTCTAA
- a CDS encoding alpha/beta hydrolase — MCIRKRAYQLDGEWTIVLVPERPNGFGIFIIGGLTHFVDADTSFWLQNHTRQGMVADFLDAGYTVYTSNLYGRHWGSPKAVKLTERIYNLVHKQEILNPRIHVVAEGMGVLAANAFLNNRQPLIRSAAILNPCFDVKSLVHQEQMNRLFYKRLVKEMARAYEIQSEEVIPKIEEKEMITSTCPIKVWHHSLKSPYSLEQIRVYERVQRELGYPIELALLSDSYQSLGKKMIRFFQEHENL; from the coding sequence ATGTGTATTCGTAAACGAGCCTATCAATTAGACGGGGAGTGGACGATCGTTCTCGTCCCTGAACGGCCTAACGGGTTTGGCATTTTCATTATAGGTGGTTTAACCCATTTTGTAGACGCTGATACGAGTTTTTGGTTGCAAAATCACACCCGTCAAGGAATGGTTGCTGATTTTCTTGATGCAGGCTATACCGTATACACAAGCAACTTATATGGTCGGCACTGGGGGTCACCAAAAGCTGTGAAATTAACGGAAAGAATCTATAATCTGGTGCATAAACAAGAAATTCTTAATCCAAGGATCCATGTAGTCGCAGAGGGAATGGGGGTTCTTGCTGCGAATGCTTTCTTAAACAATCGTCAACCCCTCATTCGTTCAGCCGCAATATTAAATCCTTGTTTTGATGTGAAAAGTCTTGTTCATCAAGAACAGATGAATCGCCTCTTTTATAAAAGGTTAGTAAAAGAAATGGCTAGAGCATATGAAATTCAAAGTGAAGAGGTTATACCTAAAATAGAAGAAAAAGAAATGATAACGTCTACTTGTCCGATTAAAGTATGGCATCATTCGCTTAAAAGTCCGTACTCGCTTGAACAAATTCGAGTGTATGAACGTGTTCAGAGGGAATTAGGCTATCCCATTGAACTTGCACTATTAAGCGATAGTTATCAATCCCTAGGTAAAAAGATGATTCGATTTTTTCAAGAACATGAAAATCTCTAA
- the glp gene encoding gephyrin-like molybdotransferase Glp has product MVERRKPITVEEAVQKVMNLSYEGMLETVRLEESDGRHLGVDVKADHDVPPFDRSPYDGFAIRAEDTYEASKDTPVKLKVIEEIGAGTVASKVPEKNEAIRIMTGAAIPEGTNAVIMLELVQEIEEEDQPFIQVKRKVVKGDNLSLRGEDTQKGTVLIEKGTLITPGVKALLATFGYANVPVARKPEVGIYATGTELLDPDQALQPGKIRNSNSPMIEGQIKEAGATPLYFGKLEDNFETCFSSIKAALTKVDFLITTGGVSVGDYDYLPAIYEKLGATVLFNKVGMRPGSVTTVAEWNGKLLFGLSGNPSACFVGFELFARPMIKRALFSKYPYRMKNQGELLTNFPKPNPFTRFVRSRTEEKNGRLYVKPTGLDKSGSVTSLAEANAFVVLPGGTRGFEAGDTVELLHLREGGSATW; this is encoded by the coding sequence ATGGTCGAGAGAAGAAAACCAATCACAGTGGAAGAAGCTGTTCAAAAGGTAATGAACCTCTCTTATGAAGGAATGCTTGAAACAGTACGATTAGAAGAAAGCGATGGGCGTCATCTCGGAGTCGATGTTAAAGCCGATCATGATGTTCCACCGTTTGATCGTTCCCCTTATGATGGCTTTGCGATCCGAGCGGAAGATACATATGAAGCTTCGAAAGATACGCCAGTTAAATTGAAAGTTATTGAAGAAATCGGAGCAGGCACTGTGGCCTCTAAAGTCCCTGAGAAAAACGAGGCGATTCGTATTATGACGGGTGCAGCTATACCTGAAGGGACGAATGCGGTGATCATGCTCGAACTTGTTCAAGAAATCGAGGAAGAAGATCAGCCATTCATTCAAGTGAAGCGGAAAGTAGTAAAAGGAGACAATCTTTCTTTACGTGGAGAAGATACACAGAAAGGAACTGTACTTATTGAAAAAGGAACTCTAATTACGCCTGGGGTTAAGGCACTTCTTGCAACATTTGGATATGCAAACGTTCCAGTAGCTCGTAAACCGGAAGTAGGCATATACGCTACTGGTACAGAGCTATTGGATCCTGATCAAGCGCTTCAACCAGGAAAGATACGGAATAGCAACTCTCCTATGATCGAGGGACAGATAAAGGAGGCAGGAGCAACACCGCTTTACTTTGGAAAATTAGAGGATAACTTTGAAACTTGTTTTTCTTCAATCAAAGCCGCGTTAACCAAAGTAGATTTTCTTATTACAACAGGAGGCGTATCGGTAGGCGATTATGATTACCTTCCAGCGATTTATGAGAAATTAGGGGCAACGGTGTTATTTAATAAAGTAGGAATGAGACCGGGTAGTGTGACGACAGTTGCTGAATGGAATGGGAAATTACTATTTGGTCTATCTGGTAATCCTTCTGCCTGTTTTGTAGGCTTTGAGTTATTCGCAAGACCAATGATTAAGCGTGCGCTCTTTTCGAAGTATCCTTATCGCATGAAAAACCAGGGAGAACTGTTAACGAACTTTCCAAAACCTAACCCGTTCACAAGGTTTGTACGAAGTAGAACAGAAGAGAAAAACGGTCGACTTTATGTGAAACCAACGGGACTTGATAAATCAGGAAGCGTGACCTCTCTTGCCGAAGCAAATGCTTTTGTCGTGTTACCTGGAGGAACACGTGGATTCGAGGCTGGAGATACAGTTGAACTACTCCATCTTCGTGAAGGTGGGTCGGCTACGTGGTAA
- a CDS encoding TspO/MBR family protein → MKKSTVLVFVVVYLLFSISGFLFPFDADWYTSLSKPDWTPDGSVIGIIWAILFGFIALSTAIVYQKRGFDRHNSEYISLLGINYILNQAFSYLQFDLHALFATFMDALFIAITTLILIFLAGRQNRVAGWLLVPYFLWTSFATYLSWLFYTMN, encoded by the coding sequence ATGAAAAAATCAACTGTTCTCGTTTTTGTAGTTGTGTACCTTCTTTTTAGTATTTCCGGATTCCTATTTCCTTTTGACGCCGATTGGTATACCTCTTTATCAAAGCCAGACTGGACACCAGACGGCTCTGTAATCGGCATTATTTGGGCAATTCTTTTTGGTTTCATCGCATTATCTACAGCGATCGTTTACCAAAAACGCGGCTTTGATCGCCATAATAGTGAGTACATTTCACTTCTGGGTATTAACTACATATTGAATCAAGCCTTTAGTTACTTGCAATTTGATCTTCACGCGCTTTTTGCAACGTTTATGGATGCACTTTTCATCGCTATTACTACGCTCATTCTTATCTTTCTTGCAGGCAGACAAAATCGTGTCGCAGGCTGGTTACTAGTCCCTTATTTTCTTTGGACCTCCTTTGCGACTTATTTATCGTGGCTATTTTATACGATGAATTAA
- a CDS encoding prolyl oligopeptidase family serine peptidase, with the protein MITIVNEYIENIPVLHVVDGELANEKLPLIMFQHGFTSAKEHNLHIAYLLAEEGYRVLLPDAVHHGERENDLSGKKRQYVFWEIVIQSLTELDQLRQHLVDRNLVQEDRIGMSGTSMGGILTFGALTQYPWIKAAVSLMGSPSYFKLANAQIRYLKEEGFSLPISEEEMKKQIEGLQSYDLSLQEVKLDGRPLMMWHSTVDKVVPYTLTYDFYHQIKPLYEGKEEHLKFIKDETSGHKVSREAVLALVDWFKTHL; encoded by the coding sequence ATGATTACAATTGTAAATGAATACATAGAGAATATACCCGTTCTACACGTGGTAGACGGTGAACTTGCGAATGAAAAACTTCCGCTCATTATGTTTCAACATGGTTTTACTAGCGCAAAAGAACATAACCTACATATTGCCTACCTTCTAGCTGAAGAAGGGTATCGCGTGCTTCTTCCTGATGCTGTTCATCACGGAGAACGCGAAAATGATCTATCAGGGAAAAAGCGTCAGTATGTGTTTTGGGAAATTGTGATTCAAAGTTTAACGGAGCTTGACCAACTTAGACAGCACCTTGTTGATCGAAATCTTGTTCAAGAAGATCGAATTGGCATGTCTGGCACTTCAATGGGAGGCATTCTAACATTTGGGGCACTTACACAATATCCATGGATTAAAGCGGCTGTTTCATTAATGGGGTCGCCGTCTTATTTTAAACTGGCGAACGCTCAAATTCGCTATTTGAAAGAAGAAGGATTCAGTCTTCCGATTTCTGAAGAAGAAATGAAAAAACAAATTGAAGGTTTACAGTCTTATGACCTTTCTTTACAAGAAGTCAAACTTGATGGGCGTCCACTCATGATGTGGCATAGTACAGTAGATAAGGTCGTGCCGTATACCCTTACGTATGATTTCTATCACCAGATTAAACCGCTCTATGAAGGGAAGGAAGAGCATCTTAAATTTATTAAAGATGAGACTTCCGGTCATAAAGTTTCACGAGAAGCAGTTCTGGCTTTAGTGGACTGGTTTAAAACTCATTTATAG
- a CDS encoding Crp/Fnr family transcriptional regulator, with the protein MKKDTINSDALKKWIAEEGESISFQKDEPLYMDGMKADRLFLIQSGNVRLNKLTSDGRELTLQICQPGDLIGELALYTGQLNFSANAWAVDGVKATFVKQAHLEDTLTSDAILATQFMKFMGENFRKNQSKFRDLLLHGKKGALYSTLIRLSNTYGVKKKDDILIDISLTNQELGNFCGLTRESVNRILSELKKANIVSVKQGKITIHDLEFLRCAIHCEDCPITICRL; encoded by the coding sequence ATGAAAAAAGATACGATCAACTCAGATGCACTGAAAAAGTGGATTGCTGAAGAAGGCGAATCAATTTCATTTCAAAAAGACGAACCACTTTATATGGATGGAATGAAAGCGGATCGCCTTTTTCTTATACAGTCTGGAAACGTTCGATTAAACAAGCTGACCTCAGATGGTAGAGAACTAACGCTTCAAATTTGTCAGCCAGGTGATCTTATCGGTGAACTCGCTCTTTATACAGGACAACTTAACTTCTCCGCAAACGCCTGGGCAGTTGATGGAGTAAAAGCTACCTTTGTCAAACAGGCTCACCTTGAAGATACATTAACGAGCGATGCCATCCTCGCCACTCAATTTATGAAATTTATGGGTGAAAACTTTAGAAAAAACCAATCTAAATTTCGAGATCTATTGTTACACGGAAAAAAAGGAGCCCTCTACTCCACTTTAATTCGTCTTTCCAATACATATGGCGTCAAAAAGAAAGATGACATCCTAATCGATATTTCCCTTACCAATCAAGAATTAGGCAACTTCTGCGGTCTTACAAGAGAAAGCGTCAACCGCATCCTAAGCGAACTAAAAAAAGCCAACATCGTCTCAGTCAAACAAGGAAAAATCACCATCCACGACCTCGAATTCCTCCGCTGCGCCATCCACTGCGAAGACTGCCCAATCACGATTTGTAGGTTATAA
- the mobB gene encoding molybdopterin-guanine dinucleotide biosynthesis protein B translates to MVKTPVIQVVGYQNSGKTLFAEKLIEQASSHGIKVGVIKHHGHGTPDVYDQKKDTGRHRNAGAVVTGVSGGGMVSIHATQGSDWELEQLIRLYDSFDLDLILVEGFKEESYPKIVLLRNKDDLDLLNKNQIIATIMKEAHDVSVDNSYMNDQMNDCIEDVLKDVRRG, encoded by the coding sequence GTGGTAAAAACACCAGTGATTCAGGTCGTAGGATACCAAAATAGCGGGAAGACGCTTTTTGCTGAAAAATTGATTGAACAAGCGTCATCACATGGCATAAAGGTTGGCGTGATTAAGCATCATGGTCACGGGACCCCTGACGTATATGATCAGAAAAAAGATACAGGACGCCATCGAAATGCCGGAGCCGTTGTCACGGGGGTTAGCGGTGGCGGAATGGTATCCATTCATGCAACACAAGGAAGCGACTGGGAACTTGAACAATTAATTCGTTTATACGATTCGTTTGATCTTGATCTTATTTTAGTGGAAGGGTTCAAAGAAGAGAGCTATCCAAAGATTGTGCTTTTAAGAAATAAAGATGATCTTGACTTGTTAAACAAAAATCAAATCATTGCAACGATCATGAAAGAAGCCCACGATGTTTCGGTTGATAATAGCTACATGAATGATCAAATGAACGACTGTATAGAAGATGTGTTGAAGGATGTTAGGAGAGGGTAA
- a CDS encoding YjzD family protein — translation MRFLWAIIWGFLLSNMIFYVLASMQGGHYEFGAASLFGVVIAVAAMVIGEGLISDPAEQ, via the coding sequence GTGCGTTTTTTATGGGCAATTATTTGGGGTTTTCTACTGAGTAATATGATTTTTTACGTACTTGCATCAATGCAAGGCGGCCATTATGAATTTGGAGCCGCATCTCTCTTTGGAGTAGTAATAGCCGTTGCGGCAATGGTAATAGGAGAAGGTCTCATCTCCGACCCTGCTGAACAGTAA
- the moaD gene encoding molybdopterin converting factor subunit 1: MITVLFFAKQQEQLGLEKLERSESQLAVSELKQKLIADYPELTLAHTMTAINEEYAEEDQVINDRDVVAFIPPVSGG; encoded by the coding sequence ATGATTACCGTTCTTTTCTTTGCAAAACAGCAGGAACAACTTGGCTTGGAAAAGTTAGAGCGCTCTGAATCACAGCTTGCTGTTTCTGAGCTGAAACAAAAACTGATAGCCGATTATCCTGAGCTTACTCTTGCTCATACGATGACAGCGATTAATGAAGAGTATGCGGAAGAAGATCAAGTAATAAACGATCGCGATGTTGTCGCGTTTATTCCACCGGTTAGTGGAGGTTAA
- a CDS encoding Cof-type HAD-IIB family hydrolase — protein MTTKPHLIAIDLDGTLLNSEKNISERTKSVIFEAKRQGHHVAIATGRPYRASVRYYNELALDSPIVNFNGAFVHHPLDRSFGTHHSPMELTTAKSIVSSCSDINVKNIMAEVLDDVYLHQHDELIMQNMIINDSSIFTGEIHKNLKDDPTSLLIHPHEQQLADLRQMLRDHHAEMIEHRVWAAPLNIIEIVRVGLNKAVGLQRLAAHFNVPQERIIAFGDEDNDLEMIEYAGTGVAMGNAIEELKNIANDVTVTNEEDGIATFLEERLKLSISDKRQLS, from the coding sequence ATGACAACTAAACCGCATCTAATCGCAATTGATCTTGATGGCACGTTGTTAAACAGCGAAAAGAATATTTCAGAACGTACGAAATCTGTCATCTTTGAAGCGAAAAGGCAAGGTCACCACGTCGCAATCGCAACAGGTCGTCCTTATCGGGCAAGCGTTCGCTATTATAATGAACTAGCACTTGATTCTCCGATCGTTAATTTTAACGGGGCATTTGTTCACCATCCCCTCGATCGCTCTTTTGGAACTCATCATTCTCCAATGGAATTAACTACGGCGAAATCCATCGTTTCTTCCTGTAGTGATATTAATGTAAAAAATATTATGGCTGAAGTGCTTGATGATGTTTACCTGCATCAGCATGATGAGCTTATTATGCAAAATATGATTATAAATGACTCTTCCATTTTCACTGGGGAAATCCATAAAAATCTAAAGGATGATCCAACCTCTCTTCTCATTCATCCGCACGAGCAACAGCTGGCGGATCTGAGGCAAATGTTGAGAGATCACCATGCGGAAATGATTGAGCACAGGGTTTGGGCGGCTCCATTAAATATCATCGAAATCGTTCGGGTGGGATTAAACAAAGCAGTCGGTTTGCAGCGTTTAGCAGCTCACTTTAACGTTCCTCAAGAGAGAATTATTGCTTTTGGCGATGAAGACAACGACCTTGAAATGATTGAATACGCAGGGACTGGCGTTGCGATGGGAAATGCAATTGAGGAGTTAAAAAATATCGCGAATGACGTGACTGTAACAAATGAAGAAGATGGGATTGCAACCTTTCTTGAGGAAAGGCTGAAACTCTCGATTTCTGACAAAAGACAGCTATCATAA
- a CDS encoding YjzC family protein: protein MGGENRQFTPGQKAPNNGIYIEIGETGGMVKDPKQIELRAGEPFPECSNQNRKWSREPKPHH from the coding sequence ATGGGCGGAGAAAATCGTCAATTTACACCTGGGCAAAAGGCACCAAACAATGGAATATACATTGAAATCGGAGAGACAGGTGGAATGGTGAAAGATCCGAAACAAATTGAACTTCGTGCCGGTGAGCCGTTTCCTGAATGTTCAAATCAAAATCGGAAGTGGTCAAGGGAACCTAAACCGCATCACTAA
- a CDS encoding DUF3813 domain-containing protein has product MGNRYFQLAREAVERAEQMATSGHPDTQNQINVALNNLSAAFHQSTSAEKEQLTSYQEVIQELSHEASNKPF; this is encoded by the coding sequence ATGGGAAATCGTTATTTCCAACTTGCGCGTGAAGCGGTAGAAAGAGCAGAACAAATGGCTACAAGCGGACATCCAGATACGCAGAATCAAATCAACGTGGCCCTTAACAATCTTTCTGCTGCATTCCATCAATCAACTAGCGCTGAAAAAGAACAGCTCACTTCATACCAGGAAGTCATTCAAGAACTTAGCCATGAAGCATCCAATAAACCCTTTTAA
- a CDS encoding undecaprenyl-diphosphate phosphatase, whose product MELLELLKYAFLGLLQGFTEPIPISSSGHLVIAQKVFGLEIKGLSFEILMNFASLLAVLLIYRDDLIRLTSHGVRYVVSRDKESKSEFMFIVYLIVATIPAAVLGLLFEDFIGEQLKGLKVVGATLIITGIALWLIRNLRGSKGESALNFKDALIVGLAQAVALIPGISRSGATIVAAMGLGMKQETALRFSFLLFIPVSVGSMILSIGDLQFGDMLIPYIIAFLLSLTASYYSLKWFMNIMARGNLIYFSIYCFIVGALVLIF is encoded by the coding sequence ATGGAACTGTTGGAATTACTTAAATACGCTTTTCTTGGTTTACTTCAAGGCTTCACTGAACCAATTCCAATCTCATCAAGTGGACACCTTGTCATAGCACAGAAAGTATTTGGGCTAGAAATTAAAGGACTTAGTTTTGAAATCTTAATGAACTTTGCCTCATTGCTTGCGGTTCTTCTTATTTACCGCGACGACCTGATTCGCCTCACTTCTCACGGGGTACGATACGTTGTCTCTCGAGATAAAGAGTCCAAAAGCGAATTTATGTTCATCGTTTACCTTATCGTTGCAACGATTCCTGCAGCGGTTCTTGGATTACTATTTGAAGATTTCATTGGTGAACAATTAAAGGGTCTTAAAGTAGTAGGAGCTACCCTGATCATTACTGGTATCGCGCTATGGCTTATACGTAACTTGCGCGGATCAAAAGGCGAATCTGCTCTCAACTTTAAAGATGCGCTAATTGTAGGGCTAGCTCAGGCTGTCGCCTTAATTCCTGGGATTAGTCGCTCTGGAGCAACGATTGTAGCTGCCATGGGACTTGGAATGAAGCAAGAAACTGCGCTACGCTTTTCTTTCTTATTGTTTATTCCAGTAAGCGTAGGGTCAATGATCCTCAGCATTGGCGACCTTCAATTTGGCGATATGCTTATCCCTTATATTATAGCCTTTTTATTATCCCTTACAGCTTCATACTATTCATTAAAGTGGTTTATGAATATTATGGCTCGAGGTAATTTGATTTATTTCTCCATTTATTGCTTTATCGTAGGAGCACTTGTCCTTATTTTTTAA
- a CDS encoding molybdenum cofactor biosynthesis protein MoaE, whose protein sequence is MEYYKITSEEIDVNQVITSVIRPEAGAINTFIGTVREFTGEKQTVSLQYEAYPSMAEKQLKRIGIEIREQWPDVQTSIVHRIGKLAISDVAVVIAVASPHRAESYDASRYAIERIKEIVPIWKKEYWTDGEEWIGDQLENTAYKNGAPKEEKE, encoded by the coding sequence ATGGAATATTATAAGATAACTTCTGAAGAAATTGATGTAAATCAAGTGATAACTAGCGTGATCCGTCCTGAAGCTGGGGCAATCAACACGTTTATTGGCACGGTAAGAGAATTTACTGGTGAAAAGCAGACCGTTTCGCTACAGTATGAAGCCTATCCTTCTATGGCTGAAAAACAGCTGAAACGAATCGGAATAGAAATTCGCGAGCAATGGCCTGATGTCCAAACGTCGATTGTGCATCGAATCGGAAAATTAGCCATTAGTGATGTTGCTGTCGTGATTGCTGTCGCATCTCCACACCGAGCAGAAAGTTATGATGCAAGTCGCTATGCCATTGAGAGAATCAAGGAAATTGTCCCAATTTGGAAAAAGGAATATTGGACTGATGGAGAAGAATGGATTGGGGATCAACTTGAAAACACGGCATACAAAAACGGAGCACCGAAGGAGGAAAAAGAATGA